In Deinococcus psychrotolerans, a genomic segment contains:
- a CDS encoding M20 family metallopeptidase: MTSSAQPSVPDLQAEPLVSLLRDLEQLVKLESPTSNMLAVCTVQDAVEQWAKDLNAHTHALPGGTRQFLFGTSEDTGSAQRKRVLVLAHADTVWPQGSLSDMPFRVEGMRVYGPGSYDMKGGIVGLFYALRSLEGNYPAGGIEVLLTPDEEIGSHHSRAVIEQAAQRARVVLVIEPPVADSHALKSGRKGVGHFLVELRGVAAHAGNKPLEGASAISEAAHQILAVQALADPEKGTTVSVGAVSGGGAVNVIPAQARFEIDLRVSTLEEGERITQAMQALTPHDSRVEIKVSGGLNRPPFERSPATMKLFAQAKQLAAGLGFDLTEEVVGGGSDGNFTAPFVPTLDGLGAPGDGAHAAHEHIRLDRWPDHVRLLTALLREV, translated from the coding sequence ATGACCTCTTCTGCTCAGCCCTCAGTCCCCGACCTTCAAGCCGAGCCGCTCGTCTCCTTGCTGCGCGACTTAGAGCAGTTGGTCAAGCTCGAATCGCCCACCTCCAATATGCTGGCCGTCTGCACCGTGCAGGACGCGGTGGAGCAGTGGGCCAAAGACCTCAACGCCCACACCCACGCGCTGCCCGGCGGCACACGGCAGTTTTTGTTCGGGACTTCAGAAGACACCGGCTCAGCACAGCGAAAGCGTGTTTTGGTGCTGGCCCACGCCGATACGGTCTGGCCGCAAGGCAGCCTCAGCGACATGCCGTTCCGAGTTGAGGGGATGCGGGTCTACGGCCCCGGCAGTTACGACATGAAAGGCGGCATCGTGGGCTTGTTTTACGCGCTGAGGAGCTTGGAGGGGAATTATCCGGCGGGCGGCATCGAGGTGCTGCTGACCCCCGACGAGGAAATCGGCAGCCACCACAGCCGCGCCGTGATCGAGCAAGCCGCTCAGCGTGCCCGCGTGGTGTTGGTCATAGAGCCGCCGGTGGCCGACAGCCACGCCCTCAAATCGGGGCGAAAAGGCGTCGGGCACTTTCTGGTGGAACTGCGCGGCGTAGCGGCCCACGCGGGCAACAAGCCCCTCGAGGGAGCCAGCGCCATCAGCGAAGCGGCGCATCAGATTTTGGCGGTGCAGGCGCTGGCCGACCCGGAAAAAGGCACGACGGTCAGCGTGGGCGCGGTGTCGGGCGGCGGGGCCGTCAACGTGATTCCGGCCCAAGCCCGCTTTGAAATCGATCTGCGGGTCAGCACGTTGGAAGAAGGCGAGCGGATCACTCAGGCCATGCAGGCCCTGACGCCGCACGACAGCCGCGTGGAGATCAAGGTTTCGGGAGGGCTCAACCGCCCACCGTTCGAGCGCAGCCCCGCCACGATGAAGCTTTTTGCTCAGGCCAAACAGTTGGCGGCTGGCCTCGGCTTCGATTTGACTGAGGAAGTGGTCGGCGGCGGCAGCGACGGCAATTTCACCGCGCCGTTCGTGCCCACCCTCGACGGTCTCGGCGCACCCGGCGACGGCGCACACGCGGCCCACGAACACATCCGCCTAGACCGCTGGCCCGACCACGTGCGGCTGCTGACGGCGCTGCTGCGCGAAGTCTAG
- the zapE gene encoding cell division protein ZapE, whose translation MLDLTARRPSLTPQQLSEGLAPSARFEGVRFENYQPNSAFASQARARDALAVFAAEAKQKPSGFRLFKRHKPEGRGLYLDGGFGVGKTHLLASTYHAASGKRALMSFQELMYLIGALGMTRAVETFKDHDLLLIDEFELDDPGNTHMANTFLGQLMPQGVSVVATSNTEPGALGQGRFNARDFERQIKGIASRFENLGLDGPDFRQRGAAPAQVMSDAEFGAWAQRQDQATLAVLLHRDLSHLLLEVHPSRFAKLLSGVSAVGVRGLVPMPDQNVALRFVHFVDKLYDLGLSAAFTGVSLNQLFDSNYRHGGYAKKYSRALSRLSELLTESAAQSETSA comes from the coding sequence ATGCTTGACCTCACCGCCCGCCGCCCCAGCCTCACGCCGCAGCAGCTCAGCGAAGGGCTGGCCCCCAGCGCCCGCTTCGAGGGGGTGCGCTTCGAGAACTACCAGCCCAATTCGGCCTTCGCCTCACAGGCGCGGGCCAGAGACGCTTTGGCCGTTTTCGCGGCTGAGGCCAAGCAAAAACCCAGCGGCTTCCGGCTCTTTAAACGCCACAAGCCTGAGGGGCGCGGCCTTTATCTGGACGGCGGCTTCGGGGTCGGCAAAACGCACCTGCTGGCCAGCACTTATCACGCGGCAAGCGGCAAGCGGGCGCTGATGAGCTTCCAAGAACTGATGTACCTCATCGGAGCGCTGGGCATGACGCGGGCGGTGGAGACGTTCAAAGACCATGATCTGCTCTTGATCGACGAATTTGAACTCGACGACCCCGGCAACACCCACATGGCCAATACCTTCCTCGGCCAACTGATGCCGCAGGGCGTGAGCGTGGTGGCCACCAGCAACACCGAACCCGGCGCACTCGGTCAGGGCCGCTTCAATGCCCGCGACTTCGAGCGCCAGATCAAAGGCATCGCCTCGCGCTTTGAAAACCTCGGTTTAGACGGCCCCGATTTTCGGCAGCGCGGCGCAGCGCCCGCCCAGGTCATGAGCGACGCCGAGTTCGGAGCGTGGGCGCAGCGGCAAGATCAGGCCACGCTGGCTGTGCTGCTGCACCGCGACCTCAGCCACCTGCTGCTCGAAGTGCATCCCTCGCGCTTCGCCAAACTGCTCTCGGGCGTCAGCGCAGTGGGCGTGCGCGGCTTGGTGCCGATGCCGGATCAAAACGTGGCCCTGCGCTTCGTGCATTTTGTCGACAAACTCTATGACCTCGGCCTCAGCGCCGCTTTTACGGGCGTCAGCTTGAACCAACTCTTCGATTCCAATTACCGGCACGGAGGGTACGCAAAGAAATACAGCCGCGCTCTATCGCGTTTATCGGAGCTTCTCACCGAAAGTGCGGCGCAGTCTGAGACTTCTGCTTAA
- a CDS encoding type I phosphomannose isomerase catalytic subunit, which translates to MTHHAALPPFLYKLRPQYHTRVWGGQHLKSVPYGQTPVGEAWVVFDGNQVEGGPFEGQTVEDVLAELGDTFLGQGVSGRFGGRFPLLIKLLDCEEWLSVQVHPDDEQARELVGEGEFGKTEAWHFLKTDRGAKILAGVKAGTTPEALAQAIGGGSVMEVADEQAVQAGDTVFIAAGTLHALGPGTLLYEVQQSSDTTYRVYDWDRPASEGRTLHLEEALKVTRSDLSAEVLPLPKLGSAEAATLAECPYFRLEVAEIAAGERLESHTRGQSVHALTVKSGRLELETAHETLHLSALETVLISAHTGPYVLWALDGDVQLLRSSLPPEQETP; encoded by the coding sequence ATGACCCACCACGCCGCCCTGCCCCCTTTTCTCTACAAACTGCGCCCCCAGTACCACACCCGCGTGTGGGGCGGCCAGCACCTCAAAAGTGTGCCTTACGGACAAACGCCCGTCGGTGAAGCCTGGGTGGTGTTTGACGGCAATCAGGTCGAGGGCGGGCCGTTTGAGGGTCAAACCGTTGAAGACGTGCTGGCTGAATTGGGCGACACCTTTTTGGGTCAGGGCGTCTCAGGGCGCTTCGGCGGGCGCTTTCCGCTGCTGATCAAGTTGCTCGACTGCGAAGAGTGGCTCAGCGTGCAGGTGCATCCCGACGACGAGCAGGCCCGCGAGCTGGTGGGCGAAGGCGAATTCGGCAAAACCGAGGCGTGGCACTTTTTGAAAACCGACCGGGGCGCAAAGATTCTGGCGGGCGTCAAAGCGGGCACCACGCCTGAAGCGCTGGCACAGGCCATTGGCGGAGGCAGTGTGATGGAGGTGGCCGACGAACAAGCCGTGCAAGCGGGCGACACGGTGTTCATCGCGGCGGGCACTCTGCACGCGCTGGGGCCGGGCACGCTGCTTTACGAAGTTCAGCAGAGCAGCGACACCACCTACCGCGTCTACGACTGGGATCGGCCCGCCAGTGAGGGGCGCACCCTGCACCTTGAGGAAGCGCTCAAGGTGACGCGCTCCGACCTCAGCGCCGAGGTGCTGCCCCTGCCCAAGCTGGGATCGGCGGAAGCGGCGACGCTGGCCGAGTGCCCCTACTTCCGCTTGGAAGTCGCCGAAATCGCAGCGGGCGAGCGCTTGGAGAGCCACACACGCGGCCAGAGTGTCCACGCCCTGACGGTCAAAAGTGGGCGATTGGAACTGGAAACCGCCCATGAAACGCTGCACTTATCGGCCCTGGAGACGGTGCTGATCTCGGCCCACACCGGCCCTTACGTGCTGTGGGCCTTAGACGGAGACGTGCAGTTGCTGCGCTCCAGTTTGCCGCCAGAACAGGAGACGCCGTGA
- a CDS encoding haloacid dehalogenase type II: protein MSSSASTVFLDVNETLLDLSALDSLFEDALGDAGARRQWFGLLLQLALTQTVIGDYHDFKMLGEAALSALGQTRGQVIPSDLPAQVAAAMRQLPPHPDTAEALMRLREGGARLYALTNNPLAVLEAQLKNAGLHDLFDGALSVDEAHHLKPHRAAYEYGLRRAGAEASGSWLIAAHGWDIAGAKAVGMKTGFVERAGQAQNPLGLADVSGSLSEVVEAVLTRLD, encoded by the coding sequence ATGTCTTCCTCTGCCTCCACCGTTTTTCTGGATGTCAACGAAACCTTGCTTGACCTCTCGGCGCTCGATTCACTCTTCGAAGACGCGCTGGGCGACGCCGGAGCGCGGAGGCAGTGGTTCGGGCTGCTGTTGCAACTGGCGCTGACCCAGACGGTCATTGGCGACTATCACGACTTCAAAATGTTAGGTGAAGCAGCCCTGAGTGCTTTGGGTCAAACACGGGGCCAAGTTATACCGAGCGACTTGCCCGCTCAGGTGGCCGCCGCCATGCGTCAACTCCCGCCACACCCCGACACCGCAGAGGCCCTAATGCGTCTGCGAGAAGGCGGAGCGCGGCTCTACGCTCTGACCAACAATCCGCTGGCCGTACTCGAAGCCCAACTCAAGAACGCTGGACTGCACGACTTGTTTGACGGCGCACTCTCGGTTGACGAAGCCCACCACCTCAAGCCCCACCGAGCCGCCTACGAGTACGGTCTGCGCCGGGCCGGAGCCGAGGCAAGCGGCAGTTGGCTGATCGCCGCGCACGGCTGGGACATCGCCGGAGCAAAGGCCGTGGGCATGAAAACGGGCTTTGTGGAGCGGGCCGGGCAAGCTCAAAACCCATTGGGGTTGGCGGATGTATCGGGCAGTCTGAGCGAGGTGGTGGAGGCGGTGCTGACCCGTTTAGATTGA
- the purF gene encoding amidophosphoribosyltransferase, which produces MTLYDSPELAFYDGDDKPHDECGVFGMYSPQPLDLAWMTYLGIFALQHRGQEAAGIAVSDGDKFHVEKDLGLVTQVFDERRLDSVRLANARVSIGHVRYSTTGSNLRFNAQPLTTRTNKGILGLAHNGNFVNAREVRNQMLMEGALFATTNDSEVMLNLIARESHMDLVEATAAAMQQLEGGYACVLMSRTALIGFRDPNGVRPLVIGQRDHPEGIGAYVIASEPCALFAVGARLLRDVLPGELVWVDHNGLHSLMVHPAKPTPCAFEWIYFARSDSQLDGVDTHASRIRMGEQLAREFPVDADIVVPVPDSGMGAAIGYARESGIPFDYGLYKNPYAGRTFLAPTQEARDLKVKMKLSPTSAVRGKRVVLIDDSIVRGTTSRQIVNLLREAGATEVHFRVSSPPIKHPCFYGIDTAARKELVASTHSIEQIRELIGADSLRFISERGLKEAVSGPGLCLACFNGEYPAGIPLFNDTDKLALEV; this is translated from the coding sequence ATGACTTTGTATGATTCCCCAGAACTTGCCTTCTACGACGGCGACGACAAACCCCACGACGAATGCGGCGTTTTCGGCATGTACTCGCCTCAGCCGCTCGACCTGGCCTGGATGACCTACCTCGGCATCTTCGCCCTCCAGCACCGGGGGCAGGAAGCGGCGGGCATCGCGGTCAGCGACGGTGACAAGTTCCACGTCGAGAAAGATCTGGGCCTGGTCACACAGGTCTTCGACGAACGCCGCCTGGATTCGGTGCGGCTCGCCAACGCCCGCGTCAGCATCGGGCACGTGCGCTACTCCACCACAGGCTCTAACCTGCGCTTCAATGCCCAGCCGCTGACCACCCGCACCAACAAGGGCATTCTGGGACTGGCGCACAACGGCAACTTCGTGAACGCCCGTGAGGTTCGCAACCAGATGCTGATGGAAGGCGCACTGTTTGCCACCACCAACGACTCCGAGGTGATGCTGAACCTGATCGCCCGCGAGTCGCACATGGATCTGGTGGAGGCCACCGCCGCCGCCATGCAGCAACTGGAAGGCGGTTACGCCTGCGTGCTGATGAGCCGCACCGCTCTGATCGGCTTCCGCGATCCCAACGGCGTGCGGCCCCTGGTGATCGGCCAGCGCGACCACCCGGAAGGCATCGGCGCTTACGTGATCGCCTCCGAGCCGTGCGCTCTGTTTGCGGTGGGAGCGAGGTTGCTGCGCGACGTGCTGCCCGGCGAACTGGTCTGGGTGGATCACAACGGCCTGCACAGCCTGATGGTGCATCCGGCCAAGCCGACACCCTGCGCCTTCGAGTGGATTTATTTTGCCCGCAGTGACAGCCAACTTGACGGCGTAGACACCCACGCCAGCCGCATCCGCATGGGCGAGCAGCTCGCCCGCGAGTTTCCGGTGGACGCCGACATCGTGGTGCCGGTGCCGGATTCGGGCATGGGCGCGGCGATTGGTTACGCCCGCGAGAGCGGCATTCCCTTTGACTACGGCCTCTACAAAAACCCCTACGCGGGCCGCACCTTCCTCGCACCCACCCAGGAAGCGCGGGACTTGAAAGTCAAGATGAAGCTCTCGCCCACCAGCGCCGTGCGCGGCAAGCGGGTGGTGCTGATTGACGACTCCATCGTGCGCGGCACCACCAGCCGCCAGATCGTCAACCTGCTGCGCGAGGCCGGAGCCACCGAGGTTCACTTCCGGGTCAGCAGCCCGCCGATCAAGCACCCCTGCTTTTACGGCATCGACACCGCCGCCCGCAAAGAGCTGGTTGCCAGCACCCACAGCATCGAGCAAATCCGTGAGCTGATCGGCGCGGACAGCCTGCGGTTCATCTCGGAGCGCGGGCTGAAGGAAGCGGTCAGCGGGCCGGGATTGTGCCTGGCCTGTTTCAACGGCGAGTATCCGGCGGGCATTCCGCTGTTTAACGACACCGATAAGCTGGCGCTGGAAGTCTAA